The genomic interval AGGTAGTGAGGCCGGGGTTCGCACGGTTCGTCGGTACATGGCCACTGCTCGGCGCCCTCTCCATGATCTCCGGGTGCACGGTCGGCCCACGCTTCACGAAACCCGAAGCCGAGGTCGCCAAGGAATGGCGCACCCAAGGCGACCCGCGACTCTCGACCCAGGACGCGGTCAACACCCAATGGTGGAAGTCTTTTGGTGATCCTTCACTCGACCACCTCGTCGAGCTCGCCTACCAGCAGAACCTGCCGCTGCAGATCGCCGGGTTGCGGATCGTCGAGGCGCGCGCCCAGTTGGGCATCCTCACCGGCCGACAGTTCCCACAGGTCCAGGTCGCGACCGGCAGCGGTGCCGTGGTGGGGCGCAGCGAGAACGCCGCCGCCTCCAACCTGGTCGACCTGTCCAGCCTCGCGGAGATCGACCGCCACTACCTGGAATACCAGGTGGGCTTCGATGCGCTGTGGGAGGTGGACTTCTGGGGCAAGTACCGGCGGGGCGTGGAGTCGGGAGCCGCGGGCCTGCTCGCGTCGGTCGCGGACTACCAATCCTCCGTCGTCGCGCTCACCGCCGAGGTCGCTCGAACCTACGTCACCGTCCGCACGTTCGAGGTGCTCATCGAGCAAGCCCAGGAGAACGTCCGGGTCCAGGAGGAGGGCTACCGGATCGCCGAGTCGCGCTTCAGCAACGGCGTGACCTCGGAGCTCGACATGATGCAGGCGGAGACCCTGCTGCAGAGCACCCGGGCCACCATCCCCCAACTGGAAGCAGGGCTGGAGCAGGCCCACAACGCCTTGAGCACCCTCCTCGGCCGGCCCACGGGAGAAGTGGCGGCGTTGCTCTCAGGCCCCAAGCGGATTCCCCTGGCGCCCGCGACGGTCGCCGTCGGCATGCCGGCCGAAATCCTGCGGCGACGTCCGGACGTCCGCAGCGCGGAGCTGACTGCCGCCGCGCAGTGCGCCCGGGTGGGCATCGCCGAGGCGGACCTCTATCCGAGCTTCTCCATCTTCGGGACCGTCGGGCTGCAAGCCAGCACCGCCGGCTCGGCCTCCGCCAATCTCTTCTCCCTGGGCAGCCTCGCCTATTCGGTGGGCCCTCGAATCGTCTTCCCCTTCCTGAACTACGGCCGTCTGAAGAACGGCGTGCGAGTCGAGGACGCACGGTTCCAGCAATTGCTCGTCAACTACCGCAACACCGTGCTCAAGGCGGCGCAGGAAGTGGCGGACGCCTTGACGGGGTTCATCCACGCCCAGAAGACCCTGGAGTTCCAGCAGGCCGCCGTGAAGTCCGCGCAGCGGTCCGTGGAACTCTCGGTGGTGCAATACCGTGAAGGCGCCGTGGACTACCAGCGCGTGCTGGATGCGCAACGCTCGCTCCTGGAACAGCAGAACAACATGGCCCAGACGAGCTCATCCATCGCCACCAACCTGGTCGCCCTCTACAAGGCGCTGGGTGGAGGTTGGGAGATCCGCCAGGGCCAGCCCATCGTGCCAGAGCCCATGCAGAACGAGATGAAGAAGCGGACCCACTGGGGCGACATGTTGTCCAAGCCGCGCGCGCCGGAACAGAAGGCGCTCCCGCCATCCGAAAAGCCATAGAGAGTCCACCATGCCCAAGCACCCGAAAGGGAAACTCAAGTGGGTCATTGGGTTGATCGCCCTCGTGATCGCTGCGTTCATCGGCTTCCGCTATTGGAAGAGCAAGAAATCCGAACTGCCGGAGGGAATCGTCTCCGGCAACGGCCGCATCGAGGCAAAGCTGGCGGATGTCGCCGCCAAGGAACCCCTGCGGGTGAAGGAGATCCTCGTCAACGAAGGCGACCTCGTCAAACCCGGTCAGGTGCTGGTTCGCCTGGACACCTCCACGCTGGAGTCCAGCCTGGCGGAGGCCAACGCGAGCCTCGCGGCCACGCAGGAGAAGGTGGCGGTGGCCGAGGCGGGCATCGTCAAACAGCGGAGCGAGATCCAACTCGCCACCATCGAGGTCGAGCGAGCCCGGAGACTCGTGGCGCAGGGCGCCGGCTCGCAGCGGGACCTGGACGTTCGCTCGAGCCAGTTGGAGACCACCCGAGCCGCCCTTTCGGAAGCGGAAGCCACGCTGAAGACCTCCCGGGAGGAGATCGAGGTCGCGCGCGCCAATGCGGCAACGATTGAAACGCGCATCGCCGACGCGACGCTCAAGTCTCCGGTGACGGGACGAGTCCTCTACCGCCTCGCCGAGCCCGGCGAGGTGCTCTCCCCCGGTGGACCAGCGCTGACGCTCGTGAACCTGGAGGACGTCTACATGGAGATCTTCCTGCCCGCCAGCGAGGCCGCCCGCGTGAAGCTCGGCTCCGAGGCACGCCTCACCGTCGACTTCGAGCCCGACCGCTCCATCCCCGGCTATGTCTCCTTCGTCTCCCCGGAGGCCCAGTTCACCCCCAAGCAGGTGGAGACGAAGAGCGAGCGGGAGAAGCTCGTGTTCCGCGTGAAGCTCCAGGTCCCCCGCGAGCTGGCCAGCCGCTACGTCGAGCGCATCAAGACGGGCATTCGTGGCGTCGGCTACGTCAAGGTGGACCCTTCCGCCACCTGGCCCCCCCCGTTGAGCAACGTCATCACGGCTGAATCCGGCTCCCACTAGCCCGGAGACCCGGGAGGGCTCGGCCATGGTCTCATCCACGTCTCCAGAATCGCCTGCTGGCGGCCCCCGAGGGTGTGTCGTCTCCGTCCAGGACGTGAGCCACCACTACGGAAAGGCGGTCGCGCTCGACGGCCTCTCGCTCGACGTCCCCAGCGGCATCCGGGTGGGCATCGTGGGCCCCGACGGCGTCGGCAAATCGACGCTGATGGCCCTGGTGGCCGGCGCCAAGAAGCTGCAGCAGGGGCGGATCACGGTCCTGGATGGGGACATCGCGCAAGCCCGACACCGGCGCGACGTGGGGCCGCGAATCGCATACATGCCGCAGGGGCTGGGAAAGAACCTCTACCTGGAGCTCAGCGTCTACGACAACGTCGACTTCATGGCCCGGCTCTTCGGCCTCTCCCCCGAGGAGCGCAAGGTGCGCGTCCCGCAGCTCCTCCAGGCCACGGGGCTGGGCAAGTTCGCGGAGCGTCCCGCCGGCAAGCTCTCCGGCGGCATGAAACAGAAGGTCGGACTCTGCGGGGCGCTGGTGCACGACCCGGACCTGCTCATCCTCGACGAGCCCACCACCGGCGTCGACCCGCTCTCCCGGCGGCAGTTCTGGACCCTCATCGACGAGATTCGCGCCGGGCGTCCCGGCATGAGCGTCATCATCTCCACGGCCTACATGGACGAGGCCCAGCAGTGGGACTGGATCGTGGCCATGGACGCGGGGCGCGTGCTGGCGACGGGGACACCCGCGGAGCTGATGGAGCGTTCGGGGACCACGGACCTGGAGAAGTGCTTCATCGCGCTGCTGCCCGAGGAGAAGCGCAAGGGCCACAAGGAGCTCACCATCCCGCCCCGTGTGCCGGGCAACGCGGAGCTGGCCATCGAGGCGCACGGGCTCACCCGCCGCTTCGGGACCTTCGTCGCCGTCGACCACGTCACCCTCTCCATCGAGCGCGGTGAAATCTTCGGCTTCCTGGGCTCCAACGGGTGCGGCAAGTCCACGACCATGAAGATGCTGACCGGCTTGCTGCCTCCCTCGGAAGGCACGGCGAAGCTCTTCGGCAGCTCCGTGGACGCCGGCAGCATGGAGGTCCGCAAGAGCCTGGGC from Myxococcus stipitatus carries:
- a CDS encoding efflux transporter outer membrane subunit, which translates into the protein MISGCTVGPRFTKPEAEVAKEWRTQGDPRLSTQDAVNTQWWKSFGDPSLDHLVELAYQQNLPLQIAGLRIVEARAQLGILTGRQFPQVQVATGSGAVVGRSENAAASNLVDLSSLAEIDRHYLEYQVGFDALWEVDFWGKYRRGVESGAAGLLASVADYQSSVVALTAEVARTYVTVRTFEVLIEQAQENVRVQEEGYRIAESRFSNGVTSELDMMQAETLLQSTRATIPQLEAGLEQAHNALSTLLGRPTGEVAALLSGPKRIPLAPATVAVGMPAEILRRRPDVRSAELTAAAQCARVGIAEADLYPSFSIFGTVGLQASTAGSASANLFSLGSLAYSVGPRIVFPFLNYGRLKNGVRVEDARFQQLLVNYRNTVLKAAQEVADALTGFIHAQKTLEFQQAAVKSAQRSVELSVVQYREGAVDYQRVLDAQRSLLEQQNNMAQTSSSIATNLVALYKALGGGWEIRQGQPIVPEPMQNEMKKRTHWGDMLSKPRAPEQKALPPSEKP
- a CDS encoding HlyD family secretion protein yields the protein MIAAFIGFRYWKSKKSELPEGIVSGNGRIEAKLADVAAKEPLRVKEILVNEGDLVKPGQVLVRLDTSTLESSLAEANASLAATQEKVAVAEAGIVKQRSEIQLATIEVERARRLVAQGAGSQRDLDVRSSQLETTRAALSEAEATLKTSREEIEVARANAATIETRIADATLKSPVTGRVLYRLAEPGEVLSPGGPALTLVNLEDVYMEIFLPASEAARVKLGSEARLTVDFEPDRSIPGYVSFVSPEAQFTPKQVETKSEREKLVFRVKLQVPRELASRYVERIKTGIRGVGYVKVDPSATWPPPLSNVITAESGSH